The Ascochyta rabiei chromosome 5, complete sequence genome has a segment encoding these proteins:
- a CDS encoding Non-specific serine/threonine protein kinase: MSSARHAPSTAHSMPQQAAYRAPAPVAVSNAPPGTFAPGTKVQVGGHRVTIERYLSEGGFAHVYLVRVPKADERTPEIAVLKRVACADKEALANMRTEVETMKKLKGHHKIVTYFDSHASQLKGEGYEVFLLMEFCSGGGLIDFMNTRLQHRLTEPEILHIFSDVAEGVATMHYLKPPLLHRDLKVENVLITSVGANKIYKLCDFGSTAPPRPAATTAAEGRLIEDDVQRHTTLQYRSPEMIDVYRKQPIDEKSDIWALGVLLYKLCYYTTPFEEVGQMAILNASFKYPHYPHFSDRIKKLIGWMLRESPQQRPNIYQVVAETCAMRNRACPIKDIYSERTQSEARRNQQLPPTEPQVSSPPPVIGIQKVAPMQKVQHIPDITPMRRGRPTAPAQQPPAAKPSPSPMRGTASDPFAALDSQDVQVRRAAADELASRFPSLDEFSLLHDRGQKFEFGQSPTSSAPLNKRVTDALADDAFALPPASKTDSAPGTKPSSKAPSTTVSRTASVKKTKPYEASDSPRTSNSAIQQPVPKHSNMVSTGVQTSPAPSPGPPAQAYPVVNKRPIWKVPLSGHHNRTQSQPRTFEKSQGSPSLKPSEFVLPARPSLDSRSRSHMSTMSIPKSPASSRPSLESQRPSQLDIGHTIDRSRSANSNARPASMHVESNLDFLRERESAPGRNFDAPSLIRRTTSNAIDDSDAEPDARNVRSSVDFLRRIEGDPNQKHKHRRSSSQSKHARLSSLSSITSNTKNIVKGRFGDAFRRFETNNKTPEHERPEPVMSPVEQRQDFPSSHRDLTPIAGSVASLAPTDDDRGPIDETQDLPPEVRRELERRRLSEEERRVEAAAAEYKQRVASQAQGKPRAPSKASTIQNRVKNLLDESSKPAPVNRSAAGYGKYTDTGKPLPVRPEDQSGMRPPPVARKPITVGGPQQSQDLAYPKPSGRSNLPPPAPSSSAPPTISLRAPSGPPPRAPKPRALQTGGSANPPSAQGSPTKPASLRGVNIRDKPLPAIAGDAAGGDEWDVDAFSKRYPSLSGLEMVETEIPVRNVRDV; this comes from the exons ATGTCCTCCGCTCGCCATGCCCCCTCCACCGCCCATTCCATGCCCCAGCAGGCCGCATACCGCGCCCCAGCCCCTGTTGCCGTGTCCAATGCTCCGCCGGGTACCTTTGCGCCGGGCACCAAAGTCCAAGTCGGCGGCCACCGCGTTACCATTGAGAGGTATCTCTCCGAGGGTGGCTTCGCACACGTCTACCTGGTCCGCGTACCCAAGGCCGATGAGCGCACCCCAGAGATTGCCGTCCTGAAGCGCGTGGCCTGCGCAGACAAGGAGGCGCTGGCCAACATGCGGACAGAAGTAGAGACGATGAAGAAGCTAAAGGGGCACCACAAGATTGTCACCTACTTCGACTCGCATGCCTCCCAACTGAAGGGTGAGGGCTACGAAGTCTTCCTCCTCATGGAGTTTTGTTCGGGCGGAGGCCTGATCGACTTTATGAACACCCGGCTGCAACACCGACTCACCGAACCCGAGATTCTGCACATCTTCTCTGATGTTGCCGAGGGTGTTGCGACGATGCACTACCTCAagccgccgctgctgcacCGAGATCTCAAGGTGGAGAACGTCCTGATCACAAGCGTCGGAGCCAACAAGATATACAAGCTGTGTGACTTTGGATCCACTGCACCGCCAAGGCCTGCTGCCACCACAGCCGCCGAGGGACGGCTGATCGAGGACGACGTACAACGGCACACCACCCTGCAATACCGAAGCCCCGAGATGATCGACGTCTATCGAAAACAGCCAATAGACGAGAAGAGTGATATTTGGGCATTGGGTGTGCTGCTGTACAAGCTCTGTTATTACACGACACCCTTCGAGGAGGTGGGGCAGATGGCTATCTTGAATGCGAGCTTCAAATATCCGCACTACCCCCACTTCTCGGACAGGATAAAGAAGCTGATAG GCTGGATGTTGCGAGAAAGCCCACAGCAACGGCCCAACATCTACCAGGTAGTCGCTGAGACGTGTGCTATGCGGAACAGAGCGTGTCCGATCAAAGAC ATATACTCTGAACGTACACAGTCTGAGGCGCGACGAAATCAACAGCTACCACCAACAGAACCTCAAGTATCCTCCCCACCGCCAGTGATAGGCATCCAGAAAGTTGCACCTATGCAAAAAGTACAACACATCCCGGACATTACACCAATGAGGAGAGGTAGGCCTACTGCACCGGCCCAGCAACCACCGGCAGCAAAGCCGAGCCCATCTCCGATGCGAGGCACAGCTTCAGACCCATTTGCCGCTCTGGACAGCCAAGATGTCCAGGTTCGACGTGCGGCTGCAGACGAACTCGCCTCGCGTTTTCCTTCTCTGGACGAATTTTCACTGCTCCATGACCGCGGTCAGAAATTCGAGTTTGGTCAATCTCCAACGTCTAGTGCACCACTGAACAAGCGTGTCACCGACGCCCTCGCTGACGATGCTTTTGCTCTTCCCCCTGCCTCCAAGACGGACTCAGCACCCGGAACCAAACCGTCATCCAAGGCACCGTCAACAACTGTCTCGAGAACTGCTTCCGTCAAGAAGACAAAGCCTTACGAGGCAAGCGATAGTCCTCGCACATCCAACTCGGCGATTCAACAGCCGGTGCCGAAACATAGTAATATGGTTTCCACTGGTGTGCAGACATCCCCTGCACCATCTCCTGGACCACCCGCACAAGCATACCCGGTCGTCAATAAGCGACCGATATGGAAAGTCCCACTTTCCGGTCATCATAACCGAACACAAAGTCAGCCACGAACTTTTGAGAAGTCACAAGGCAGTCCTTCGTTGAAGCCATCCGAGTTTGTATTGCCTGCAAGGCCGTCCTTGGATTCGAGATCGAGGTCTCACATGTCGACTATGAGCATTCCCAAGTCACCTGCATCGTCTAGGCCGTCCCTCGAAAGCCAACGCCCTTCTCAACTAGACATTGGACACACCATCGATCGTTCTAGATCCGCAAATTCCAACGCTCGGCCAGCTAGCATGCATGTCGAGTCGAACCTGGACTTCCTTAGGGAGCGAGAGTCGGCACCTGGTCGAAATTTCGATGCGCCCTCGCTGATACGACGCACCACATCTAACGCAATTGACGACTCTGACGCGGAACCAGATGCTAGGAATGTTAGGTCCAGTGTAGACTTCCTTCGTCGAATCGAAGGGGACCCCAACCAGAAGCACAAACACCGCCGCAGCAGTTCCCAGTCCAAACATGCCCGACTCAGTAGCCTGTCATCGATAACAAGCAACACAAAGAACATTGTCAAAGGAAGATTTGGAGACGCATTCCGCCGCTTCGAGACGAACAACAAGACGCCTGAGCACGAGCGTCCAGAGCCGGTCATGTCGCCAGTCGAACAACGTCAAGACTTCCCTTCGAGCCATCGTGACCTCACCCCGATTGCAGGCTCAGTCGCTTCACTGGCTCCTACCGATGACGACCGTGGCCCGATCGATGAGACACAAGACTTGCCGCCCGAGGTTCGCAGAGAGCTGGAGAGGCGCAGGCTAAGCGAGGAAGAGCGACGAGTTGAGGCTGCTGCAGCCGAGTACAAGCAACGAGTCGCTTCGCAGGCACAAGGCAAGCCAAGGGCTCCCTCGAAGGCATCGACCATACAAAATCGCGTCAAGAACCTCCTCGATGAAAGTAGCAAGCCAGCCCCAGTTAATCGCAGCGCGGCGGGATACGGCAAGTACACAGACACTGGAAAGCCACTACCTGTCAGGCCTGAGGACCAGAGCGGCATGCGCCCACCTCCTGTCGCGCGCAAACCCATTACTGTTGGTGGACCACAGCAATCTCAGGATCTTGCATACCCTAAGCCTTCCGGCCGATCCAACCTGCCACCTCCTGCACCGTCCTCTTCCGCACCACCGACGATCAGCCTGCGCGCCCCCTCCGGCCCACCACCACGTGCACCCAAGCCTAGAGCCCTGCAGACAGGCGGATCAGCCAACCCACCGTCTGCCCAAGGCTCGCCCACCAAACCTGCTTCACTGCGGGGTGTAAATATCAGAGACAAGCCACTCCCAGCCATTGCAGGCGATGCAGCAGGGGGAGATGAGTGGGACGTGGACGCGTTTAGTAAGCGGTACCCGAGCCTAAGCGGGTTGGAAATGGTGGAGACGGAGATTCCGGTCAGGAATGTTAGGGATGTCTGA
- a CDS encoding Mannosyl-oligosaccharide 1,2-alpha-mannosidase, whose protein sequence is MVLLNALALSAVVPSFVWALPAESHQEQSHVAQEKRQYYSLSANRAQAVVDTFRLSWAGYYTYAFPNDELLPVTNSFGNSRNGWGASAADALSTALVMGEKEIVNQIISYIPTIDWSTTETSVSLFETTIRYLGGMLSGYDFLSGPLAHLADDPANVKALLEQSVHLANNLSYAFETPTGVPWNDLDFSTRSVSVGPNGLATVGTLIMEWVRLADLTGNRTYAALVERAESYLIHPSPAASEPFPGLLGMNISPLTGQFLDAQGGWIGGADSFYEYLLKMYIYDPARYQVLLDRWILAADSTIGYLTSHPLTRPDLTFVATFNGTERQLVSQHLACFHGGNFILGGQVLNSPKYLQYGLSLVNGCHETYATTTTHIGPEVFGWDPNTIPAGQRSFFIQNGFYILSPGYQLRPEVIESYYYAYRATGDKKYQEWAWDAFVAINATTRVGSGYSTIRDVTAARGGGFEDMMESFWFAEVLKYSYLIQVDDDAEWQVSRSGSNKWVLNTEAHPVRIYGH, encoded by the exons ATGGTTCTTCTCAACGCTTTGGCGCTCAGCGCCGTAGTTCCTTCGTTTGTCTGGGCTCTTCCCGCAGAGTCCCATCAGGAGCAATCACATGTTGCCCAAGAGAAACGACAGTACTATTCACTCTCAGCAAACAGAGCACAGGCCGTTGTCGACACGTTCAGGCTGAGCTGGGCGGGATATTACACATACGCGTTTCCCAACGATGAACTGTTGCCAGTCACGAATAGTTTTGGCAACTCACG TAATGGATGGGGTGCTTCGGCCGCTGATGCACTCAGCACAGCACTCGTCATGGGCGAGAAAGAGATTGTCAACCAGATCATCTCGTACATCCCTACCATCGACTGGTCCACGACAGAGACATCAGTCTCCCTCTTTGAGACCACAATCCGGTACCTAGGTGGCATGCTCTCGGGCTACGACTTTCTTTCCGGCCCCTTGGCCCACCTGGCAGACGATCCGGCAAACGTAAAAGCCCTCCTCGAGCAATCCGTCCATCTCGCCAACAACTTGAGCTACGCGTTCGAAACGCCCACGGGTGTACCCTGGAACGATCTCGATTTTTCCACGCGCAGTGTCTCTGTTGGACCGAATGGCCTTGCAACAGTCGGCACTCTCATCATGGAATGGGTGCGGCTGGCCGACCTCACGGGAAACAGGACGTACGCAGCTCTGGTCGAGCGCGCAGAGTCGTACCTTATCCACCCCTCCCCCGCAGCCTCGGAGCCCTTTCCCGGTCTATTGGGCATGAACATCAGCCCGCTGACTGGCCAGTTCCTCGACGCGCAGGGTGGCTGGATAGGTGGCGCGGACTCCTTCTACGAGTACCTGCTCAAAATGTACATCTATGACCCAGCGCGGTACCAAGTCCTGCTCGACCGCTGGATCCTAGCCGCAGATTCCACAATCGGCTATCTGACGAGCCACCCGCTGACACGTCCGGACCTGACCTTCGTCGCCACGTTCAACGGCACAGAGCGCCAGCTCGTGAGCCAGCACCTCGCGTGCTTCCACGGCGGCAACTTCATCCTGGGCGGCCAAGTCCTCAACTCACCAAAGTACCTGCAGTACGGCCTCTCCCTCGTAAACGGATGCCACGAGACATACGCCACAACAACGACACACATCGGACCGGAAGTCTTCGGCTGGGACCCCAACACGATCCCCGCGGGCCAGCGTAGTTTCTTCATCCAAAATGGCTTCTACATCCTCAGCCCCGGCTACCAGCTCCGCCCGGAAGTCATCGAaagctactactacgcctaCCGCGCCACGGGCGACAAGAAGTATCAGGAATGGGCGTGGGACGCGTTTGTAGCCATCAATGCCACGACACGCGTTGGTAGTGGGTACAGCACAATCCGAGACGTCACTGCTGCGCGGGGAGGCGGGTTTGAGGATATGATGGAGAGCTTTTGGTTTGCTGAGGTGCTCAAGTATAGCTATCTTATTCAAGTGGATGATGACGCTGAGTGGCAGGTTAGTAGGTCGGGGAGCAATAAGTGGGTGCTGAACACGGAGGCGCACCCTGTAAGGATCTATGGTCACTGA
- a CDS encoding SCF ubiquitin ligase complex subunit, whose protein sequence is MARSRRQNRDESASRSDTSASTSPERGFDDDKDSIMLQSNDSLSSLAPSVSPDSDDDARRRAIEEQNRISPVSRLPAELMIAVFAKLASPADLKNCMLVSKDWSRNAVGLLWHRPSTNKWSSVKSVIRTIRTADSFFDYSSLIKRLNLSALGSEVSDGTLGPLHNCKRIERLTLTNCTKLTDLSLVAMLEDNRSLLALDVTGVDSISDQTMYALAKNAIRLQGLNITNCKKVTDQSLEAVAKSCKHLKRLKLNGCSQLSDKCIIAFALHCRYILEIDLHDCKNLEDDSITTLITEGSHLRELRLAHCWKITDQAFLRLPTEATYESLRILDLTDCGELQDHGVQRIVGAAPRLRNLVLAKCRNITDRAVMAITRLGKNLHYIHLGHCSRITDTGVAQLVKLCNRIRYIDLACCTNLTDASITQLASLPKLKRIGLVKCAAITDRSILALAKPKQMGSSGPIQPSVLERVHLSYCTNLTLQGIHALLNNCPRLTHLSLTGVQAFLRDDLLVYCREAPPEFNEHQRDVFCVFSGVGVQRLRQFLNTDHDHQNRRASFSDNEGTMYEDGDEPDVILNVTAQANGMAIDEDEDLGDSEMLGQD, encoded by the exons ATGGCGCGCTCCCGCAGACAGAACCGAGACGAGAGCGCTTCCCGTTCCGACACCTCCGCATCCACCTCGCCCGAGCGCGGCTTCGACGATGACAAAGACTCGATCATGCTGCAGTCAAACGACTCACTGTCCTCACTGGCGCCCTCTGTATCCCCCGACTCCGACGACGACGCCCGCCGGCGCGCCATCGAGGAGCAGAACCGCATCTCCCCTGTTTCACGACTACCCGCCGAGCTCATGATCGCCGTGTTCGCGAAGCTCGCCTCCCCTGCCGACCTCAAGAATTGCATGCTGGTCTCGAAGGACTGGTCGAGAAACGCGGTTGGACTGCTGTGGCACAGGCCGTCGACTAACAAGTGGTCCAGCGTCAAGAGCGTGATCCGCACAATCAGGACCGCAGACAGCTTCTTCGATTACAGCAGTCTCATCAAGCGTCTCAACTTGTCTGCACTAGGGAGCGAGGTCAGCGATGGCACACTCGGGCCACTGCACAACTGCAAGCGTATAGAGCGATTGACACTTACCAACTGTACCAAGCTCACCGATCTGAGCCTTGTCGCCATGCTGGAGGACAACCGCAGTCTCTTGGCCCTGGACGTTACGGGCGTAGATTCTATCAGCGATCAGACCATGTACGCTTTGGCCAAGAATGCAATACGGCTGCAGGGCCTAAACATCACAAACTGTAAAAAGGTTACGGACCAGTCGCTAGAGGCCGTAGCGAAGAGCTGCAAGCACCTCAAGAGACTCAAGCTCAACGGGTGCTCCCAGCTCAGTGACAAATGCATAATAGCATTTGCTCTACATTGCCGATATATCCTTGAGATCGACCTTCATGACTGCAAAAACCTCGAAGACGACTCAATCACCACTCTGATAACGGAGGGGTCCCATCTGCGAGAGCTTCGACTGGCCCACTGTTGGAAGATCACCGACCAGGCATTTCTTCGTCTTCCCACTGAAGCAACCTACGAGAGTCTGCGTATTCTGGATCTGACAGACTGCGGCGAGCTGCAGGATCATGGCGTCCAGAGGATAGTCGGTGCTGCCCCAAGATTACGCAACCTGGTCCTTGCCAAATGCCGCAATATAACAGACCGAGCGGTGATGGCCATCACACGCTTAGGCAAAAATCTGCATTACATCCATCTGGGCCACTGCTCGCGAATCACCGACACGGGCGTTGCGCAACTGGTCAAGCTATGCAACCGAATCCGCTATATCGATCTGGCCTGCTGCACGAACCTTACAGATGCCTCCATCACGCAACTGGCTTCTCTTCCGAAACTCAAGCGGATAGGGTTGGTCAAGTGCGCAGCAATTACCGATCGCAGTATACTGGCCTTGGCGAAGCCAAAGCAGATGGGCTCTAGTGGACCCATACAGCCTAGTGTACTGGAGAGAGTCCACTTGAGTTACTGCACCAACCTCACCCTACAGGGCATCCATGCACTGCTGAACAATTGCCCGCGTCTTACTCATTTGAGTCTGACTGGCGTGCAAGCCTTCCTCCGCGACGATCTTCTTGTTTACTGCCGCGAGGCGCCGCCAG AGTTCAATGAACACCAGCGCGATGTCTTTTGTGTCTTTAGCGGCGTAGGCGTCCAGCGCCTCCGCCAATTCCTCAACACCGACCACGACCACCAAAACCGCCGGGCTTCCTTCTCCGACAACGAGGGGACCATGTACGAGGATGGCGATGAACCCGACGTAATCCTCAATGTCACCGCTCAGGCTAACGGCATGGCGATagatgaggatgaggatCTCGGTGACAGTGAGATGCTGGGTCAGGACTAG
- a CDS encoding 40S ribosomal protein S12 yields the protein MSDGEDDTKSQVSAAAEVEVSADASTGSGQMSVLEALKGVLKLSLIHDGLARGLREASKALDRRQAHMCVLNEACEEEAYKKLVVALCSEHKIPLIKVPDGKQLGEWAGLCQIDREGNPRKVVNCSCVVVKDWGEESQERSILLNYFQTEQ from the exons ATG TCGGACGGAGAAGACGATACCAAGTCCCAGGTTTCCGCGGCCGCCGAGGTCGAAGTCAGCGCCGATGCCTCGACCGGCTCGGGCCAGATGTCCGTCCTTGAGGCTCTCAAGGGCGTGCTGAAGCTCTCGCTCATCCACGACGGTCTTGCCCGCGGTCTGCGCGAGGCCTCCAAGGCCCTCGACCGCCGCCAGGCTCACATGTGCGTCCTCAACGAGGCTTGCGAGGAGGAGGCCTACAAGAAGCTCGTTGTCGCGCTCTGCTCTGAGCACAAGATCCCTCTCATCAAGGTCCCCGATGGCAAGCAGCTCGGCGAGTGGGCTGGTCTCT GCCAGATCGACCGTGAGGGTAACCCCCGCAAGGTCGTCAACTGCTCTTGCGTTGTCGTCAAGGACTGGGGTGAGGAGTCGCAGGAGCGCTCCATCCTCCTCAACTACTTCCAGACCGAGCAATAA
- a CDS encoding clathrin associated protein complex large subunit has protein sequence MTSLKQFIRNVRAAKTIADERAVVQKESAAIRASFREESHDSNVRRNNVAKLLYLFTLGERTHFGQIECLKLLASPRFADKRLGYLGTMLLLDENQEVLTLVTNSLKNDLNHANQYTVGLALCTLGNIASVEMARDLFPEVETIIASANPYIRRKAALCAMRICRKVPDLQEHFLDKAKLLLQDRNHGVLLCGLTLVTSLCEADEAEDDENGIKDLFKPQVPALVKILKGLSSSGYAPEHDVTGITDPFVQCKILQLLRVLARGDAQVSEQINDILAQVATNTDSSKNVGNSILYEAVLTILDIEADSGLRVLGVNILGKFLSNRDNNIRYVALNTLNKVVAVEPNAVQRHRNTILDCLRDPDISIRRRALDLSFTLINESNVRVLIRELLAFLEVADNEFKPVMTSQIGIAADRFAPNKRWHVDTMLRVLKLAGNYVKEQILSSFVRLIATTTDLQTYSVQKLYAALTEDITQEGLTLAGSWVIGEYGDALLRGGQYEEEELVKEVKESDVVDLFETILNSSYAGLIVQQYIITASMKLTTRLSEPAQIERLRRLLQRYGSNLDVETQQRAAEYGNLFGYDSIRRGVLEKMPPPEIREEQRVLGEATKKRQSKIVSKKKPAQAATEDLLLDLMGDSGVPETNGATSGSQQNQDLLADILGGGGPSASSPPTQTASATPQSNVANIMDLFNSGPSSSPAPAQSRPPPQAASMDLLGGLGGMSSPPPQTSTPSVASGPPAHPVYNKNDLAITFQLKRDANAVQLLARFRNTGGVGQLSAVNLQAAVPKSQKLQLQPISTGELDAGQDATQQMRVTSVNGPPPARLRLRLKLSYASSVGPVSEQVDWSEPT, from the exons ATGACCTCTC TCAAGCAATTCATTCGGAATGTGCGAGCCGCGAAGACGATTGCCGACGAGCGCGCCGTCGTGCAGAAGGAGAGTGCAGCCATCCGCGCCAGTTTCAGGGAAGAGAGCCACGACTCCAACGTGAG GAGAAACAATGTCGCCAAGCTCTTGTACCTCTTCACGCTGGGTGAGAGAACACACTTCGGACAGATTGAATGTCTGAAGCTGCTGGCATCCCCGCGCTTCGCAGACAAGCGCCTCGGCTACCTAGGCACCATGCTGCTGTTGGACGAGAACCAAGAGGTCCTGACACTGGTCACCAACTCGCTGAAGAA TGATCTGAACCACGCCAACCAGTACACTGTCGGTCTCGCCCTCTGCACCCTCGGTAACATTGCCTCCGTCGAAATGGCTCGAGACCTGTTCCCCGAAGTCGAGACGATAATAGCAAGCGCAAACCCTTACATTCGCCGGAAGGCCGCCCTGTGCGCCATGAGGATATGCAGAAAGGTGCCCGATCTCCAGGAGCATTTCCTAGACAAGGCCAAGTTGCTGTTGCAAGATCGCAACCACGGCGTCCTACTGTGCGGTCTCACATTGGTCACAAGTCTGTGTGAGGCAGATGAGGCAGAGGATGATGAAAACGGCATCAAGGACCTGTTCAAGCCACAAGTACCGGCTCTCGTAAAGATCCTGAAGGGCCTTTCTTCCTCAGGATATGCGCCTGAACACGACGTAACAGGCATCACGGACCCATTCGTGCAGTGCAAGATCCTGCAATTACTGCGAGTCCTTGCACGCGGCGACGCTCAGGTCAGCGAGCAGATCAACGATATCCTCGCCCAG GTCGCCACAAACACAGACTCTTCGAAGAATGTTGGAAATTCCATCCTGTATGAGGCCGTACTTACCATCCTTGACATCGAGGCCGATTCAGGTCTCCGTGTGCTTGGTGTGAACATTCTCGGAAAGTTCCTGTCGAACAGGGATAACAACATCAGATATGTTGCCCTCAACACATTGAACAAGGTTGTCGCAGTCGAACCCAACGCTGTTCAACGACACCGAAACACCATCTTGGACTGCCTACGCGACCCTGATATCAGTATCCGGAGACGTGCGCTCGACCTCAGCTTCACTTTGATCAATGAGAGCAACGTGCGCGTACTGATTCGCGAACTGCTTGCTTTCCTCGAGGTTGCCGACAACGAGTTCAAACCCGTCATGACGTCACAGATTGGAATCGCTGCGGACAGGTTCGCCCCGAACAAAAGATGGCACGTCGACACCATGTTACGGGTGCTGAAACTT GCTGGCAACTATGTCAAGGAGCAGATTCTGTCATCATTCGTTCGATTAATTGCGACAACGACGGATCTCCAGACCTACTCCGTACAGAAGCTCTACGCGGCGCTGACAGAAGACATCACTCAGGAGGGATTGACTTTAGCAGGTTCTTGGGTTATTGGAGAATACGGAGATGCGCTGTTAAGAGGCGGCCAGTACGAAGAGGAGGAACTTGTCAAGGAAGTGAAGGAGAGCGATGTTGTCGATCTTTTCGAGACCATCCTGAACAGCAGCTACGCCGGGCTCATTGTTCAGCAGTACATCATCACAGCTTCGATGAAGTTGACAACGCGACTTAGTGAGCCAGCTCAGATTGAGCGCCTGCGCAGACTGCTGCAAAGATACGGCTCCAACCTCGACGTCGAGACTCAACAGCGCGCTGCCGAGTATGGCAACCTGTTTGGATATGACTCGATTAGAAGAGGTGTTCTTGAGAAGATGCCACCTCCTGAGATCCGCGAGGAGCAACGCGTGCTGGGTGAGGCTACCAAGAAGCGGCAGTCCAAGATCGTCAGCAAGAAGAAGCCTGCACAGGCAGCGACAGAGGATCTACTCCTCGATCTCATGGGCGACTCTGGCGTACCGGAAACGAACGGCGCAACCAGTGGGTCCCAGCAAAACCAAGATCTTCTGGCAGACATTCTCGGTGGAGGCGGGCCATCCGCATCTTCACCGCCTACCCAGACGGCGTCCGCTACACCCCAGTCCAATGTTGCGAACATCATGGATTTGTTCAACAGCGGCCCATCAAGTTCACCGGCACCTGCGCAGTCACGGCCGCCTCCACAAGCAGCGTCAATGGACTTACTTGGCGGTCTTGGAGGCATGTCATCACCGCCGCCTCAGACTTCAACACCTTCAGTGGCTTCTGGACCACCTGCGCACCCCGTGTACAATAAGAACGATCTCGCAATCACCTTCCAGCTCAAGCGTGACGCCAACGCGGTGCAGCTGCTCGCGCGTTTCCGGAACACAGGAGGGGTTGGGCAGCTATCTGCAGTCAATCTGCAAGCCGCCGTTCCGAAGAGCCAGAAACTGCAGCTGCAGCCTATCAGTACAGGGGAACTAGATGCGGGACAAGATGCAACACAACAAATGCGAGTCACATCGGTCAATGGG CCCCCTCCAGCGAGGCTCAGGCTAAGACTCAAGCTCAGCTATGCAAGCAGTGTAGGTCCGGTATCAGAGCAGGTCGACTGGTCAGAGCCAACATAA